CCCGAAGGCGCTCAACGCCCTCGACGCGGCGACGCTGAGGGAGCTGGGTGTCGCGCTCGACGCGCTGGCCGGCGATGCGGCGGTGCGGGCCGTCGTCGTCACGGGCGCGGGCGACAAGGCGTTCTGCGCGGGCGCGGACATCCAGGCGATGGCCGCGATGTCGGGCGAGGAGGGCCACGCCTACGCGCGGCTCGGACATGCGGTGATGGGGCGGCTCGACGAGCTCGAGCTCCCGGTCGTGGCGGCGGTGAACGGCGTCGCGCTCGGCGGCGGCTGCGAGCTGGCGCTCGCCTGCGACCTCGTCGTCGCCGGCGAGCGGGCCCGGCTGGGGTTGCCGGAGATCACGCTCGGGCTCATCCCGGGCTTCGGCGGCACCCAGCGGCTGGTCGAGCGGATCGGCTTGGCACGGGCGCGGGAGCTGATCTATCTCGGCGGCATGGTCCGTGCCGAGGAGGCCCTGCGTCTCGGGCTCGTCAATCGCATGGTTCCCGACGATCGGCTCACCGAGGAGACCCAGGGCCTCGCCCGCGAGCTGGCGTCGCGGGCGCCGGTCGCCATGCGCCAGGCGAAGCGCGCCACCCGCGCCGCGGCCGAGGCGTTGCGCGCGCCGGGGCTACGCTACGAGGTCGAGGCGTTCGGGGTCACGTTCGCCAGCGCCGACCGCGTCGAGGGGCTGCGCGCCTTCCTCGAGAAGCGCAGGCCGGGATGGACGGGCCAGTGAGCACGCGCCCGACCGACAAGCGGCCGTTCCTCGCCGGGGACTACGGCGGGACGCCGGAGCGCGACGTCCGCTTCTCCACCGTTTCCGACATGGTGGTCGACCCGCTCTACGGGCCCGACGACCTCGGCGCCGACGCCGACGAGCGCATCGGCGTCCCCGGCGCCTACCCGTACACGCGCGGCGTCTACCCGAGCATGTACCGCGGCAAGGTGTGGACGATGCGCCAGTTCGCCGGCTTCGGCACCGCCGAGGACACCAACGCGCGCTTCCACTTCCTGCTCCGCCAGGGGCAGACCGGGCTGTCGACCGCCTTCGATATGCCGACCCTCATGGGCTACGACGCCGACCACGCGCGCGCCCGCGGCGAGGTCGGCCGTGAGGGCGTCGCCGTCTCCACGCTCGACGACATGCGCCGCCTGTTCGCGGGCATCGACGTGTCGCAGGTGACGACGTCCATGACCGTCAACTGCTCGGCGTCGGTGCTGCTGGCGATGTACCTCGCCGTCGCGCGCGAGCAGGGCGTGCCGTGGACGAAGGTCGGCGGCACGATCCAGAACGACATGCTGAAGGAGTTCATCGCGCAGAAGGAGTGGATCTCCCCGCCCGAGCCGTCGATGCGGATCGTGGTCGACATGATCGAGTTCTGCGCCAGGGAGGTGCCGCGCTGGCACGCCGTCTCGATCAGCGGCTACCATATCCGCGAGGCGGGATCCACGGCGGTGCAGGAGCTCGCCTTCACCCTCGCCGACGGCCTCGCCTACGTGCAGGCGGCGGTCGAGCGCGGCATCCCGGTCGACAGCTTCGCGCCGCGGCTGTCGTTCTTCTTCAACCTGCACAACGACTTCCTGGAAGAGATCGCGAAGCTGCGCGCCGCCCGCCGCATGTGGGCATCGTACATGCGCGACCGCTTCGGAGCTGCGGACCCACGCTCCATGATGCTGCGCACGCACGCGCAGACCGCCGGGGCGTCGCTCACCGCACAGCAACCGCTCAACAACGTCGTGCGGGTCGCGATCCAGGCCCTCGCGGGCGTGCTGGGCGGCGTCCAATCGCTGCACACGAACTCGCTCGACGAGACCTTGGCGTTGCCGAGCGAGCAGGCGGTGATGGTCGCGCTGCGTACGCAGCAGATCATCGCCGAGGAGAGCGGCGTCGCCAACGTCGTCGATCCGCTCGGCGGCAGCTGGGCCATCGAGGCGCTGACCGACCGCATGGAGGCGGAGGCGCGCGCCTACATCGATCGCATCGACGCCATGGGCGGCATGATCCGCGCCATCGACCAGGGCTATCCGCAGAAGGAGCTGGCCGACGCCGCGTGGGTGTACCAGCAGCAGCTCGACCAGGGCGTGAAGACGGTCGTCGGCATGAACCGCTACCAGATGCCCGAGGAGCGCCCCCCGGACCTCC
The genomic region above belongs to bacterium and contains:
- a CDS encoding enoyl-CoA hydratase/isomerase family protein, coding for MADFETLDLSTADGVATLRLNRPKALNALDAATLRELGVALDALAGDAAVRAVVVTGAGDKAFCAGADIQAMAAMSGEEGHAYARLGHAVMGRLDELELPVVAAVNGVALGGGCELALACDLVVAGERARLGLPEITLGLIPGFGGTQRLVERIGLARARELIYLGGMVRAEEALRLGLVNRMVPDDRLTEETQGLARELASRAPVAMRQAKRATRAAAEALRAPGLRYEVEAFGVTFASADRVEGLRAFLEKRRPGWTGQ
- a CDS encoding methylmalonyl-CoA mutase family protein, with the protein product MDGPVSTRPTDKRPFLAGDYGGTPERDVRFSTVSDMVVDPLYGPDDLGADADERIGVPGAYPYTRGVYPSMYRGKVWTMRQFAGFGTAEDTNARFHFLLRQGQTGLSTAFDMPTLMGYDADHARARGEVGREGVAVSTLDDMRRLFAGIDVSQVTTSMTVNCSASVLLAMYLAVAREQGVPWTKVGGTIQNDMLKEFIAQKEWISPPEPSMRIVVDMIEFCAREVPRWHAVSISGYHIREAGSTAVQELAFTLADGLAYVQAAVERGIPVDSFAPRLSFFFNLHNDFLEEIAKLRAARRMWASYMRDRFGAADPRSMMLRTHAQTAGASLTAQQPLNNVVRVAIQALAGVLGGVQSLHTNSLDETLALPSEQAVMVALRTQQIIAEESGVANVVDPLGGSWAIEALTDRMEAEARAYIDRIDAMGGMIRAIDQGYPQKELADAAWVYQQQLDQGVKTVVGMNRYQMPEERPPDLLRVPLAVETQQADRVRRWKREREQSRAREALARVRAAAQDGTNLMPPLITAVEAGCTVGEISDVYREVFGEYRDPAWL